The following nucleotide sequence is from uncultured Draconibacterium sp..
CGGCGGCCATTAAGGCAAATGCACGCTTTTTAGAACCCGGCGGTACCATTATATACGATTCAGATTCGTTTACTGAAAAGAATCTGAAGAAGGCTAATTATGAAACTGACGATCCGTTTGCAGAATGTAAACTGGAGGACTACTTCAAGATTCCTGTTCCAATTTCAAGTCTTACACAAGAAGGGCTGAAGGATTTTGGCCTGGATAACAAAAGTGTAATGCGAAGCAAAAACATGTTTGCTTTAGGTTTGGTATGCTGGATGTTTAATCGCCCGCTGGATTACGTTGAGGAATTTGTAAAAAATAAATTCAGGAAAAAACCGGTTGTTGTTGATGCGAACATAAAAGTGTTGCATGATGGTTACAATTATGGGCTAACCATGCAGCATATGACACCAAGCTATTTGGTAAATCCGGCAGAAATTGAAAACGGTACTTACCGAAATATAAATGGTAACCATGCTACGGCGTGGGGACTTTTAGCGGCTGCAGAAAAATCGGGATTGGAGCTGTTTTTGGGATCGTACCCAATTACTCCTGCAACCGATATTTTAACAGCATTATCAGAACGAAAAGACCTTGGGGTGAAAACATTCCAGGCAGAAGATGAGATTGCAGGTATCTGCTCAGCTATCGGTGCATCGTTTGCCGGCGACCTAGCCGTTACCACCACTTCGGGTCCGGGATTGGCATTAAAAGGTGAGGCAATTGGTTTGGCTGTTATGGCTGAATTACCGCTGGTTATTGTTAACGTTCAGCGTGGTGGCCCGTCAACAGGACTGCCAACAAAAACCGAGCAGTCGGATTTGATGCAGGCATTATACGGACGTAACGGCGAAAGCCCGGTTGTAGTTTTGGCAGCCAGCACACCGTCTGATTGTTTTTATTATGCTTATATGTCGGCAAAAATTGCCCTGGAAAGAATGGTTCCGGTTATTTTGCTAACCGATGGTTTCTTAGGAAACGGTAGCGAGCCATGGAAAATTCCTGCAATGGCCGATTTACCGATTATTACTCCACGAATTGCGAACGACAGCGAAGAATTCATGGCTTATAAACGCGATGTGGCAACGTTGGCACGCGAGTGGGCATTTCCGGGAATGGCCGGTTTTGAGCACCGAATTGGTGGATTAGAAAAGAATATTACCGGTACCGTAAGTCACGACCCGGAAAACCACCAGGTGAACAGCGAGATCAGGGAAGAAAAAGTTCAGCGCGTTGTTGATATGGTTCCTGAGCTGGAAGTTTGTGGCGACGAAGACGGAGGAGATGTTCTTGTGGTAAGTTGGGGAGGTACTTTTGGTCATACAGCAAGTACTGTTCGCGAAATGCGCCTGGCTGGAAAGAATGTTAGTCTGGCTCATTTTAACTACATAAAACCGCTTCCAAAAAATACAAAGGAGGTATTCAGCAAATTCAAAAAGATTATTGTTTGCGAGCTGAATCTTGGACAGTTTGCAGCCTATTTGCGTAACGAGTTGCCTGAGTTCAACTATTACCAGGCCAACAAACTAAAAGGACTGCCCTTTACCGTTAGCGAATTAAAAGAAAGTATTACTAAACTTTTGGAGGACTAAGCAATGACTGATGTAAAATATACAATAAAAGACTTTAAAAGCGAGAACGAAGTTCGTTGGTGTGCGGGGTGTGGCGACTTTGCCATTATTAATGCCGTACAGCGTACCATGGCCGGAATGGGAATTCCAAAAGAGAAATTTGCCGTAATTTCGGGGATTGGTTGTTCATCGCGTTTCCCATATTACATGAGTACTTTTGGTTTCCACACTATTCATGGCCGGGCAACTGCAGTTGCATCGGGAGTGAAAGCTGCCAACCCTGAACTGAGTGTTTGGGTAATGACAGGCGACGGTGACTCGATGGCCATTGGTGGTAACCACTTTATTCACCTGATTAGAAGAAATATTGATTTAAATGTGGTGCTGTTTAACAACCGCATTTATGGACTAACCAAAGGACAATACTCGCCAACTTCCGACCGTGGTTTTGTTAGTAAAACCTCACCGTTCGGAACTGTTGAAGATCCGTTTGTCCCCGGGCAATTGGTGATTGGAGCACGTGGTTCATTCTATGCCCGGTCAATCGATGGAAACCTGAAACTGAGCCAGTCGATCTTCGAAAAAGCTGCAGAGCATAAAGGAACATCTGTAGTTGAGGTACTTCAAAACTGTGTGATTTTTAACAACGGTATTCACAATGAGATTACCGATCCTAATCATCGCGCCGACCGACAACTGGTTCTTGAACATGGAAAACCAATGCTGTTTGGAGCTGAAAACGAAAAAGGTTTGGCATTCGAGAATGGCAAACTAAAAGTAGTTAAGATCGGTGAAAACGGGGTGACTGAAGATGATATCCTTGTTCACGACGCAATGGAAGTTGATCCAACGCTGCATTTGGCGCTAATCAATATGGCTTTGCCCGATTTTCCGGTAGCATTTGGTGTGATTCGTGCAGTACCTGCTCCTGTTTACGATGTGGAAATGGAAGCACAAATTAAAGAAGTACAGCAAACACGAAAAGTAAGTTGTGTAGATGAGTTATTAAACTCTGGAAATACCTGGGAAGTAACCGGAAATCCGAACGGCTCAAGTAAAAAATGTATTTAATATTTAATTCAAAATAATTAAAGGCTCTGCAATTTTGCAGAGCTTTTTTTTGTTTATAAAAACTGACAATGTTGATTTTAAGTGTCATATAAATTTCTTTTATTTGTGACATTAACGAAAATCGATGTTCGATATTCAAACCAGCAATAGCCTAAAAAAAGGGGACCCGTCTGCTTATAAAGACGTATTCCGTGTGCTTTATCCTCGTCTAAAAGGATATTGCAAATTGTTTATTCCCGATGATAATAAAGTTGAAGACCTCATACAGGAAACCTTTATTACGCTTTGGGAAAAACGCAATTCTATAAAACCTGACCGTTCCATAGAAAGCTACCTTTTTGTAATTCTGCGCAACAACTGCCTGAATTATCTACGAAACGAAAAACTGGAAAAAAACACTTCTTATGTTAATATTGAGGAAGTAAGCGAGCTTCAGTATTTATACCAGATCGACCTTTTGGGTAAAGAAGAAAAAAGTTTGGAGGAGCAGCTTGTCGAGTCGTTTCAGGAAGCAGTGGATGAGCTGCCCGATAAAATGAGACAGGTATTTACGCTGTGTAAGATTGAAGGCAGAAAGCAAAAAGAAGTAGCGGAGGAAATGGGAATTAGTATAAAAATGGTGGAGAAGCACATTGCTAAAGCAAAGGAGCAGATCAGGAAAAAATTGGTTGATCAATACCCGTTACTTATCATTCTTATAACCATGCTACTCGATAAGTAGTGTTCGGGCGTTTTTGAAAGTAGTTGAAAATCAGCAGTTCTGTTGATTTGTATAAATCGTTTAAAATAATTTTAAAAAAGGCAGGTAGGGTTTTATTACTTTTTGTGTACTCCTGTCAGATTACAACATGAAAGAGTTAATAGAAAAATATTTGGAAGGGCATGCATCGGCAGGCGAGCAGATGCGTTTGTTGAAATGGATTCGAAACAAAGAAAATCGCATAGTTTTTAATAGTTCTAGGTTAGGTTGGAATAAAAGTCAGCAAAATAAACCGCTTCCGGAAGGAAGTGAAAAGAGCTGGCTGAATATTCAAGATCAGATGTTACAAAAAAGTTTCAAAAGATGGCAGTATTCTGATAAGGTGAACCTAATGGTTCGGATTGCCGCCATCTTCTTTTTTGTGTTGAGTCTTGGCGGGGGAGCTTACATTGTTTCAACAACTAAAAAGACAGAAGTTTGGTATTCTGAGATTGAAGCAGAAAACGGACAGATTTCAAAAGTAAAACTGCCCGATGGTTCGATGGTTTGGTTAAACTCCGGATCGAAAATAAGCTATAATAACATGTTTGCAGCGAATAACCGCGATGTAATATTGGAAGGTGAAGCCTATTTTGAGGTGCAAACGAATGAGGATCTTTCGTTTGTGGTAAATAGCGGTGAGATACAGGTAAAAGTTCACGGAACAAAATTTAATGTGGAGGCTTATCCCGGTTCGGAGAATATCGACGTTGTATTGGAATCAGGGAAAGTTCAGCTTTTAAGCCCAAAAGTGGCTTCGTTCCAGTATTTTCTTAGCCCCGGAGAAAAAGCATCGTTTGTAAAATCAAACCATCAACTAAATATAAGCGAGGTAAATACAGGTAAATATACCTCGTGGAAAGACGGTATGCTGAATATTTATAATCAGCCGCTTGCAGAGGTTGTAAAACGATTGGAGAAAAGATACAATCAGGAATTTGAGTATGCTGAAGAGTTAAAGGATTTCCGTTTTACATTCACTATCAAAAACGAGCCGCTTGATGAAATTATAACAATAATGGAAAAGATTGCGCCAATTGAGACGTATCAACAAAATAATGTAGTCGTATTCACACTTAACCAAAAAAAAAATAGAGAATTGTCGAGGTAGAAAAAACCGGAAGTGCGGCAACACCTCCGGCAACTATTTACCATCGGCAAACGGTAAATAAATTTTATAATTTAAATCAATGTAAAACTATGAAAAAAATCCTAATCCATGGAAGGGGAACACCTTCCTTTTGGAGTAAGAGCTTAAAGCTTATGAAATTAACTATTCTATTTTTCCTGGTTGGCTTAATGCACGTAAGTGCAAGTGTTTACAGCCAATCGACAAAACTTACGCTTGAGATGCGTAACAAAAAAGTGGTGGACGTTCTTGATGAGATTGAAAATCAATCAGAGTTTCGTTTCGCCTACAGTCCCGAACTGATCGATATTAATCGAAAAGTATCGGTAAATCTTAATGAGAAAGACATTGAGGAAAGCCTGAGTGTGTTGTTCAACGGTACTTCTGTATCGTACGTAGTTCGCGACAGGCACATTATGTTGTATCCTGGCGAAATGACTGGCGAAAATCCAGCTTCTGGCGTGCAGCAAAACTCGGTTTCAGGTAAAGTAACCGACGAGAGCGGTATGCCTTTACCCGGAGCAACAGTTTTTATTAAAGGAACAACAAGTGGAACAGTTACAAACATGGACGGTGAGTTCTTATTGAATGATGTAAAACCGGAGAGTACTATTGTTTTTTCTTTCGTAGGTATGCTTTCGCAGGAAATCGTTGTGGGAACACAAACACAGATCAATGTGGAATTAGCTGCTGATGCAATCGGTATTGAGGAAGTTGTAGCTGTTGGTTATGGTTCGTTGCAGAAAAAAGAACTTACAAGTGCTGTAACCAGTGTTTCAAGTAAAGACCTGTTACAAGGTGCTTTTAATAGCCCTGTTCAAATGCTTGATGGAAAAGTTGCAGGTGTTTCAATTTCTAATGTGGCTTCAGCCGATCCAAACCGTAGCGCTGATATCCAGGTGCGTGGAGCTTCTTCTATTGATGCAGGGAACGGCCCGCTTATCATTATTGATGGTATGCCTGGTGGTGACCTGAGAAATATTGCACAACAAGACATTGAGTCGATGACTGTGCTTAAAGATGGTGCGGCAGCTGCAATTTATGGTTCGCGTGCTGCTAACGGTGTAATCCTCGTTAAAACAAAACAAGGTAAATCGGGTGATGTAATTGTTACTTACGATAGTTACATTGATCATGATGTGGTTGCTAAAAAACCAGACATCTTATCTCCTGAAGAATTCCTGTCGCACGAAATTGATGTTGATCGTGGAGCACGTACTGATTGGTATGATGAGCTAATTAATAAAGACAATTTTGGTCAAAATCATTTTATTTCGGCTGCAGGTGGTACCGATAACACCATATTCCGTGTTTCAGTTAACTATCGCGACAAGTCGGCTATCGATATTACATCACAACGAAAAGAAACAGGTATACGTGCCAGTTTCAAACAAATTGCGCTTGACGGCTTTCTTGAACTTTCAGGAAATCTTTCATACAAAGATGCTGATGAAGATTATACCAACTATGGTGTATTTCAACAAGCGGTTAAATTGAACCCAACCATTCCGGTTTACGACGAGAATGAACCTGGCGGGTATTATAGAATGTATGGTTACGCTACCTACAATCCTGTTCAAGACCTGAAAGAACGTATAAACAGAGCTGATCAGGAGTATTCGATTATCGACATGAATGTGAAGCTTAACCTGTTGCCTAATTTAACGACCGAGTTGAAACTGGCCCGCCAGAAACACGATAAACTAGGGCAGGAATACTACTATTCAACATCAAAAGAGTCGGTTGACAACAACCGCACAGGACGTGCTCGTCAGAGTAACGAAAAGTGGGAAGACAATACTTTGGAGTGGATTGCAAACTATTACACTACCATCGACAAGCACAACATTAAATTGATGGGTGGATATTCGTACCAGGAATTCAATAATACAGGATTCTGGGCAGAAAACATGGATTTCCCATCGGATGCTTTTTTATACAACAACCTTGATGCAGGTCAATGGAATCTGGAAGAAGGTCGTTTAGGTATGGACTCATGGAAATCAAAAGAAAAAACAATCGCTTTCTTTGGCCGTGCCAACTATAATTTCGACGATGTACTTTTGTTCATGGGATCGGTGCGTTACGAAGGTAACACCAAGTTTGGTACCGAGAATAAATGGGGTATGTTCCCATCAGCTTCAGCTGCTTGGCGTGTATCAAAAATGTCGTGGTTGGAAGATGCCAGTTTTGTAGATGATTTAAAAGTACGTTTATCGTATGGTGAAACCGGACGTTCAGGATTTAATCGTTATTCTTCGTTAGCTCGTTACCAAGGGTTTGGAAGATGGCAAAACGATGAAGGTGAGTGGATTCAGGTGTATGGCCCTGCCAATAACCCTAACCCAGACTTAAGATGGGAAAAACAATTGTCGTATAACCTTGGTGTTGACTTTACTTTGTTTGACAATACACTGTCGGGAAGTTTGGATGCCTTTATTCGTAAGGGTAAAGACGTTATTTCAAACTACGATGCACCGTTACCTCCGTTCCTTCACGACCAGATCTTTACCAATGTTGCTTCTACCAGCTCAAAAGGTGTTGAAGCGGTAGTAACCTGGAACGCGGTTAATAAAGCGGATTTCACTTATAGAACAAACGTTACGGCCTCTTATATCCGTTCGCAGCTTGATAAGTTCTCTAACGGTACATTTAATAAAGGGTATATGGATCGTTATCACCTGCCTTCTCCAGGTAACCCGGGTCCTGCGCAACGTCTTGAGGATGACACTGAAATTGGTAGTTTCTATGGCTATAAATATGCAGGTGTTAACGAAGAAGGCAAAATTATGATCTGGAGAGACGGAAAAGTTGGAACAGAGAAAGTAATTGCTTCTTCTGAAGGTAAAGAAACCGATAAAACATACATCGGACATGGTGCTCCTCGTTTACAGTTGGGTTGGAGTAACTCGTTTACTTACAAGAATTTTGACATGATGCTTCACTTTACCGGTCGTTTTGATTATCAAATCCTGAATACTTATCAAATGTATTATGGTTTGGTAGCAGAGCCTGGAGTAAACCTCTTGAAAGATGCTTATGGTCGAAATGCTGAAATTACATCAGGAAAGGTAGTTTGTGACTATTTCCTTGAAAATGGTGATTACCTGAAACTGGACAACCTGACTATCGGTTGGTCGCCTAAAGTTTTCAACAAATACATCCGTAGTTTCAGGGTGTACGGAACTGTGAAAAATGTATTCACACTCACCGGATTCTCAGGACTTGATCCAACATCAGTAGCTAGTTCAGGATTGGAACCGGGAATTCTTAGTCTGGACGTATATCCTGTAACAAGAAATTATACAATTGGTGTTCAGGTATCGTTTTAATTCATAAGCTTTTATAATAAAGAAAAACTATGAAAATGAAAAAAATATTATACTTGCTGTTGGTCTTAATTCTGGCAGCTCCTTCATGCACAAATTTGGATGAGGAAGTTTTTGACACCTTAACGACTGATATTTACTATCAGGATAAGAATTCGATAATTGCTGCACTGGTGCGCCCATACGAACATGGTCACTGGTGTGGATGGGACGGCGACCGTTGGTTGTTACAAGAGTTGACTGCAGACAACTTTGCCTGGCCTCAAAAAGGAAAGCATGGTTACGACGGTGGTCAGTGGGTGCGTTTGCATGGTCATGAATGGACAGATAATGAAGGTGTAGTTTATGGTGCCTGGGTTGGCCCTTACCAGGGAATTGCGCAGTGTAACCAGTTTATTGCTGATTTCACAGAACTTGATTATCCTTCGTTTGGTTTAACTGAAGCCGACAAAGCACAACATATTAGTGAATTGCGTACACTTCGTGCATGGTTCTATCTTTTCCTGATCGATTTTTTCAGGGAAATTCCGATTGTTACAAACGTAAACGATGTGGTTGGTCAGTCATCAGTTGAAGAAGTTTTCTCTTTTATTGAAACTGAACTAAAAGAAGCATTGC
It contains:
- a CDS encoding 2-oxoacid:acceptor oxidoreductase subunit alpha: MKETKVIELEEVTIRFSGDSGDGMQLTGTLFSDTTALLGNDISTFPDYPSEIRAPQGTVGGVSGFQVQFGKKQVNTPGDNANVLVAMNPAAIKANARFLEPGGTIIYDSDSFTEKNLKKANYETDDPFAECKLEDYFKIPVPISSLTQEGLKDFGLDNKSVMRSKNMFALGLVCWMFNRPLDYVEEFVKNKFRKKPVVVDANIKVLHDGYNYGLTMQHMTPSYLVNPAEIENGTYRNINGNHATAWGLLAAAEKSGLELFLGSYPITPATDILTALSERKDLGVKTFQAEDEIAGICSAIGASFAGDLAVTTTSGPGLALKGEAIGLAVMAELPLVIVNVQRGGPSTGLPTKTEQSDLMQALYGRNGESPVVVLAASTPSDCFYYAYMSAKIALERMVPVILLTDGFLGNGSEPWKIPAMADLPIITPRIANDSEEFMAYKRDVATLAREWAFPGMAGFEHRIGGLEKNITGTVSHDPENHQVNSEIREEKVQRVVDMVPELEVCGDEDGGDVLVVSWGGTFGHTASTVREMRLAGKNVSLAHFNYIKPLPKNTKEVFSKFKKIIVCELNLGQFAAYLRNELPEFNYYQANKLKGLPFTVSELKESITKLLED
- a CDS encoding 2-oxoacid:ferredoxin oxidoreductase subunit beta, which translates into the protein MTDVKYTIKDFKSENEVRWCAGCGDFAIINAVQRTMAGMGIPKEKFAVISGIGCSSRFPYYMSTFGFHTIHGRATAVASGVKAANPELSVWVMTGDGDSMAIGGNHFIHLIRRNIDLNVVLFNNRIYGLTKGQYSPTSDRGFVSKTSPFGTVEDPFVPGQLVIGARGSFYARSIDGNLKLSQSIFEKAAEHKGTSVVEVLQNCVIFNNGIHNEITDPNHRADRQLVLEHGKPMLFGAENEKGLAFENGKLKVVKIGENGVTEDDILVHDAMEVDPTLHLALINMALPDFPVAFGVIRAVPAPVYDVEMEAQIKEVQQTRKVSCVDELLNSGNTWEVTGNPNGSSKKCI
- a CDS encoding RNA polymerase sigma-70 factor, producing MFDIQTSNSLKKGDPSAYKDVFRVLYPRLKGYCKLFIPDDNKVEDLIQETFITLWEKRNSIKPDRSIESYLFVILRNNCLNYLRNEKLEKNTSYVNIEEVSELQYLYQIDLLGKEEKSLEEQLVESFQEAVDELPDKMRQVFTLCKIEGRKQKEVAEEMGISIKMVEKHIAKAKEQIRKKLVDQYPLLIILITMLLDK
- a CDS encoding FecR domain-containing protein, which encodes MKELIEKYLEGHASAGEQMRLLKWIRNKENRIVFNSSRLGWNKSQQNKPLPEGSEKSWLNIQDQMLQKSFKRWQYSDKVNLMVRIAAIFFFVLSLGGGAYIVSTTKKTEVWYSEIEAENGQISKVKLPDGSMVWLNSGSKISYNNMFAANNRDVILEGEAYFEVQTNEDLSFVVNSGEIQVKVHGTKFNVEAYPGSENIDVVLESGKVQLLSPKVASFQYFLSPGEKASFVKSNHQLNISEVNTGKYTSWKDGMLNIYNQPLAEVVKRLEKRYNQEFEYAEELKDFRFTFTIKNEPLDEIITIMEKIAPIETYQQNNVVVFTLNQKKNRELSR
- a CDS encoding SusC/RagA family TonB-linked outer membrane protein, which encodes MKLTILFFLVGLMHVSASVYSQSTKLTLEMRNKKVVDVLDEIENQSEFRFAYSPELIDINRKVSVNLNEKDIEESLSVLFNGTSVSYVVRDRHIMLYPGEMTGENPASGVQQNSVSGKVTDESGMPLPGATVFIKGTTSGTVTNMDGEFLLNDVKPESTIVFSFVGMLSQEIVVGTQTQINVELAADAIGIEEVVAVGYGSLQKKELTSAVTSVSSKDLLQGAFNSPVQMLDGKVAGVSISNVASADPNRSADIQVRGASSIDAGNGPLIIIDGMPGGDLRNIAQQDIESMTVLKDGAAAAIYGSRAANGVILVKTKQGKSGDVIVTYDSYIDHDVVAKKPDILSPEEFLSHEIDVDRGARTDWYDELINKDNFGQNHFISAAGGTDNTIFRVSVNYRDKSAIDITSQRKETGIRASFKQIALDGFLELSGNLSYKDADEDYTNYGVFQQAVKLNPTIPVYDENEPGGYYRMYGYATYNPVQDLKERINRADQEYSIIDMNVKLNLLPNLTTELKLARQKHDKLGQEYYYSTSKESVDNNRTGRARQSNEKWEDNTLEWIANYYTTIDKHNIKLMGGYSYQEFNNTGFWAENMDFPSDAFLYNNLDAGQWNLEEGRLGMDSWKSKEKTIAFFGRANYNFDDVLLFMGSVRYEGNTKFGTENKWGMFPSASAAWRVSKMSWLEDASFVDDLKVRLSYGETGRSGFNRYSSLARYQGFGRWQNDEGEWIQVYGPANNPNPDLRWEKQLSYNLGVDFTLFDNTLSGSLDAFIRKGKDVISNYDAPLPPFLHDQIFTNVASTSSKGVEAVVTWNAVNKADFTYRTNVTASYIRSQLDKFSNGTFNKGYMDRYHLPSPGNPGPAQRLEDDTEIGSFYGYKYAGVNEEGKIMIWRDGKVGTEKVIASSEGKETDKTYIGHGAPRLQLGWSNSFTYKNFDMMLHFTGRFDYQILNTYQMYYGLVAEPGVNLLKDAYGRNAEITSGKVVCDYFLENGDYLKLDNLTIGWSPKVFNKYIRSFRVYGTVKNVFTLTGFSGLDPTSVASSGLEPGILSLDVYPVTRNYTIGVQVSF